From a region of the Takifugu flavidus isolate HTHZ2018 chromosome 18, ASM371156v2, whole genome shotgun sequence genome:
- the arl5c gene encoding putative ADP-ribosylation factor-like protein 5C, translated as MGFLLTKMLAVFGDREHKVVIVGLDNAGKTTILYQFLTKEAVHTSPTIGSNVEQITVRKTHFLVWDIGGQESLRASWYSYYCNTEIVILVVDSTDRERLSLTKEELHRMLSHEDLQKAAILVLANKQDMKGSMTAAEISQSLTLDTITSHSWHVQACCALTGEGLPASLDWMKSRVVAN; from the exons ATGGGATTTCTTCTGACCAAGATGTTGGCTGTGTTCGGAGACAGAG AACACAAAGTCGTCATTGTGGGTTTGGACAATGCTGGAAAGACAACCATCCTGTATCAGTT CCTGACGAAAGAAGCCGTCCACACGTCGCCCACCATCGGAAGCAACGTCGAGCAGATCACCGTGCGCAAGACGCACTTTTTAGTTTGGGATATCGGCGGGCAGGAGAGCCTTCGAGCCAGCTGGTACTCATACTACTGCAACACAGAG ATTGTCATCCTGGTGGTGGACAGCACCGACCGCGAACGCCTCAGTCtgaccaaagaggagctccatcGGATGCTCTCACACGAG GACCTTCAGAAGGCGGCCATTCTTGTTCTGGCCAACAAACAGGATATGAAAGGTTCCATGACGGCGGCGGAGATCTCCCAGTCTCTCACACTCGACACCATCACGTCACACTCGTGGCACGTCCAGGCATGCTGCGCACTCACGGGCGAAGG TTTGCCTGCCAGTCTGGACTGGATGAAGTCCCGGGTTGTCGCAAATTAG